CCACGGGCTGGAAGATCGTCGAGGTGCGACCATCCGCCGCCTCAACGGTCAATACGAAGGTGACAAGCAACCAGAGCGACGAACGCCAGCTGACCTTCAACCGGCCCTCTGGCGAGGTCGTGGAACAATTCCAGGTCTGGGTCGACCGCGAGGGCGACGAGGCCGGGTCGTGGAGCCGCCTGTCTGTGAACTGGCGACCTATCGAGGTGACCATCGAGGAGCTGACGCCCGCCTGGCTGCGCTGAGCGGGGCAAGCCCCCGCACCTCTCGTGGGGCGCGGGGGCTTGCATGGACAGAGAGGAGATACTAGCTTTATTATCATTTTCTGGTGCATAAAGTAGGTACTCCGGCAAAATGAGAGATTCTTCCAATCATCACAGGGAAACATTGTGCCAGATAGCACACTCGAACAATACTACGAATAATCCACAGTAACAAGCAATTTTTTGCCTTTTTTGCTATAATTGCAGCGATATCATACACATGAGCAGCGCCAGCCAAGACTCGCGAGCGCAGACCCAAGGAGTACAAAAATGGCCTTTAGCGAAGAACAGATCATCAAAATCGCCAACGAGAAGTATCACCAAGGTTTGGCCACTTTTGACTACTCCGCTACCAATAGTGCCCTGCTCGTGATAGACATGCAGGATGAGTTTGTCAAACCTGGCTGGACATCATCATGGATCCCAGAAGCGACACGGCAGGTGCCAAAGATCAAAGCCCTGATCGACTTCTGCCGCCTAAGCAATGTTCCTGTTATCTATACCGTCTTCAGCAAAACCCACGAGTTTCTTGATCGGCCACAATCTGGATCGTTTATGCCGAATCGATTTCCAGAGCTCGGAAGTGATCCAAGCTGGTTCACCCACGGGAATATCTGGCAGGATCTGAAGCCAGAGGCTGGGGAGATAATCATTCATAAAAGCTCGTATGGTGCTTTTTTTGACACTCCGCTTGAAACCATTCTGCGGAATATGAAGAAGGAAACCATCATCATCTCCGGTACGTTGACCAACTGCTGCTGCGGCGCAACGGCGCGACAAGGTTATGAAAGAGGGTTTAACATCGTGATGGGGGCAGATGTCACCGCAACCTACACCGAAGAGATGCAGACGGCAGAGCTGAATGCCCTTCGATTTGCCTTTGCCAAGGTTCAGCATTCGGAAGAGATAATGAGAACCCTTGCTAGCAACAGATAGATCTTGATCGGGAAAAGTTTCAACGAGCGAAGCGCACAGCGAGGGCTAGATATCTGGCTCCTATGAACTTGAAGAGGAGGCGATGCAGATGCGCTTCGCTCGTTCCAGCCCTAAATCGCTACCATAACGAGGTGACCTCTCCCATGTTTGAGTTCGGCGGCTGAACGGTTTTCAATATATAACATCCATGGCATGCAGAATGCTCTCGCCAGCGGCAACCGAGCGAACAGCGACAAGGAGGCAGCCATGTTTGAGGAGTACACGCTCTCCCACATCAGCGTGGGCGAAGTGACGCTGCGCGTGCGCCACGGCGGCGATGGGCCGCCGCTGCTGCTACTGCACGGCCACCCGCAGACCCACGTGATGTGGCACCGGATCGCGCCGCAGCTCGCCCGCGAGTTCACCGTCGTCGCCCCCGATCTGCGCGGCTATGGCGACAGCTCGAAGCCCGCGACTACCCCCGACCACATGCCATACGCCAAGCGCACCATGGCCCAGGATCAGGTCGCGCTGATGCAGCAGCTCGGCTTCGAGCAGTTCTCGGTGGCAGGGCACGACCGTGGCGGGCGCTGCGCCTATCGGCTGGCGCTCGACCACCCGCAGCGGGTGCGCAAGCTGGCCGTGCTCGACATCATCCCGACGGGCGAGGCATTCCGCCGAGCGGACATGCGCTTCGGGCTGGGGTTCTGGCACTGGTTCTTCCTGGCCCAGCCCGCCCCGCTGCCCGAGCGGCTCATCGGCGCAAACCCCGACGCCTACTACTTCCGCAGCGGGCGGGAGCGCTTCGACCCAGAGGCGCTGGCCGACTACCTGCGCTGCTGCCACGACCCCGCCACCATCCACGCCATGTGCGAGGACTACCGGGCGGGCGCGACGGTCGACTACGCCCTGGATGAGGCAGATCGCGGCAAGCGGCGCATCGCGTGCCCGGTTCTTGCGCTCTGGAGCGCCCAGGGCGAGCTGGAGCAATGGTACGATGTCTGCGCGATATGGCGAGACTGGGCGGCGGATGTGCGTGGCCAGCACATCGACGCAGGCCACTATCTGGCCGAGGAGGCGCCAGACGAGGTGTACCACGCGCTGCGCAACTTTTTCGCCGAGTGAGGTGTAGCCAGATCGCTAGACCTGTGCGCAGATACGCGACGATATGTCATTGGTCCACGCTCCAGAGCTGCCCATTATCTACGCCTATCCGTGCTACAATGCGGTCGTTGGGCAAATCGTCTCGACATTGGCATAGCTCCTACGCTCACAGAAGTATGCCGAAGTCTCGATAACACACTGTACTCCCTATCTATAAAAAAACGAGTATACCTATGTCAACCGAAGAAAACAAAGCCCTGGTACGCCACTGGATCGAGGACGTGTGGATGAGCAACGATGCCGATTCGGTCGATCAGATCTTTGCGCCCAGCTACGCGGTGAACGACAGCCCGTGCCCGCCCGCCATGGTGCGCAGCGCCATGCAGATGCTGCACGCCGCCTTCTCGCCGTTCACCGCCAGCATCCAAGACCTGCTGGCCGAAGGCGACCGCGTGGCAGTGCGCTGGGTGCTGCGAGGTCACCACAGCGGCGCATTCCGGGGCGTCGCCGCCACCGGCCAGCCCGTGGAGCTGAGGGGCACCAACATCTACCGCATCGCCGAAGGCAAGATCGCCAGCAACTACGAGCAGGTAAACGCCGCCGAGGTGGTGCAGCAGCTGCGCGCCATCCAGCCGTAGCATCCCGCACCTGGCCTTTGGTACAGAAGCCCCCGCCCCTTCCGCCCGATATGGCCCTGCCCTGGGTGCGCTATAATACGCACACACGTTTCACAGAGAAGGAGCGACCCTTGGCTAACTTTATCTGCCAGACCTGCGGCACCCAGTTTGCCGATAGCGAGCTGCCACCTGCCGCCTGCCCGATCTGCCAGGATGAGCGCCAGTATGTGGGGCGAGACGGCCAGCGCTGGACCACGATCGAGCAGCTGCGCGAAAGCCACCACAACCGCTTCGAGCAGCAGGAGCCGTCGCTCACCGGCATCGGCAGCGAGCCTGGCTTCGCGCTAGGCCAGCGCGCCCTGCTGGTGCAGACCCCCGAGGGCAACGTGCTGTGGGACTGCATCAGCCTGGTGGATGATGCGACCGTGGCGCAGATCCAGGCTCTGGGCGGCCTGAAAGCTATCGCCATCTCGCACCCGCACTACTACGCCTCCATGGTCTCCTGGAGCGAGGCGCTGGGCGGTGTGCCGATCTACCTGCACGCCGACGACCGCCAGTGGGTGATGCGCCCGAGCGAGGCTGTGCGGTTCTGGGAGGGCGAGACGCTCCAGCTGGTGGATGGCGTGACGCTCATCCGCTGTGGTGGGCATTTCGCGGGCAGCGCGGTGCTGCACTGGGCCGCCGGGGCCGAGGGGCGCGGCGTGCTGCTCACCGGCGACACCATCCACATCGTGCAAGATCGCCGCTTCGTGAGCTTTATGCGCAGCTACCCCAACCTGATCCCGCTGCCAGCCAGCGCGGTGCGCCGGATCGTGGCGAAGGTCGAGCCGTTCCCATTTGATCGGATCTACGGCGCGTGGTGGCACCTGCGCATCCTAACCGAGGCCAAGCAGGCCATCAGCGCATCCGCCGAGCGCTACATCCGCGCGATCAGCGAGTAGCGCACCCACACCGCCAGATCCGACAGCGGGAAAAGCGAGACGCCAAGCCTATCGAAGCACCATCGATAGGCTTTTCGCTCACCTAACACTGGCTTTCAGCACTTTGACAAACTTGGGTTCGCGGATTATGATCCTTAACAAACAGACTGATAGATACAGAGAGCCGTGAGCGACCTCCTTCACATCGACAACCTGAGCTTTCGCTACCGCGCCGCCGACACCCCGTCGCTTAGCGATATCGGCATGGCCGCGCGCGAGGGCGAGCTGCTGCTGATCGCGGGCGGCAGCGGCAGTGGCAAATCCACCCTGCTGCGCTGCCTGAACGGCCTGATCCCGCGCAGCTACGGCGGCGAGCTGGCCGGCAGCATCGCGATCGCGGGCCAGAACCCCGCCGATCTCTCGCTGGCCCAGCTGGCCCAGCTGGTGGGCACCGTGCTGCAAGACCCCGACCGACAGATCGTGGCTAGCTATGTGGGGCGGCAGGTAGCCTTCGGCCCGGAGAACCTGGGCTGGCCGCGCGAGCGCATCCGCGCCGTGGTGGACGCCACGCTAGAGCGCCTGGGCATCGCCTACCTGCGCGACCGCGAGACCGCCAACCTCTCCGGCGGCGAGCGCCAGAAGGTCGCCCTGGCCGGGGCGCTCGCCATGAACCCGCGCATGCTGCTGCTCGACGAGCCGCTGGCCAGCCTCGACCCGGCCTCGGCCCGCGAGGCGCTGGAGCTGTTCCGCGACATCGCGGGCGAGGGCCGCACCGTGCTGGTGGTCGAGCATCGGGTCGAGGATGTGCTGCATGTGCAGCCCGCCCGCACGTTCTTCCTGCAGCAGGGCCGCGTGGCCTTCGCAGGCCCCACCGGCGACTTTGTGGCCTTCGCCGACCCCGCCGAGGTGCGGCTGCCCGCCCAGGTGACGCTGCGCAAGATCGCTGCCGACCGCGTGCCCCCTGCGCCGCGCCCCACCCCAGGAGCGCCGCTGCTGCAGTTCGAGGACATCCACTTCTCCTACGGCGATGGCCGCAGCATCCTGCGTGGCGTATCGCTCGACATCCGCGAGGGCGAGGTGGTGGCCATCCTTGGCCCCAACGGCGCGGGCAAGAGCACCCTGCTGCGCCACGGCATCGGCCTGCTGCGCCCCAGCAAGGGCCGCGTGCTGGTGGAAGGGCAGGACGCCCGCAAATCCACCGTGGCGAAGCTGGCGCGCACGGTGGGCTACGTGTTCCAGAACCCTTCCAACATGCTGTTCGCCCCCACGGTGCGCGCCGAGCTGAGCTTCGGCCCCAAGAACATCGGGCGCGACATGGCCGCCGTGGAGGCCCAGATCCCCGAGGCGCTGCGACAGGTGGGCCTGGCAGGCTTCGAGGAGCGCGCCCCGCTGGCGATCTCGTTCGGCCAGCAGAAGCGGCTGAGCATCGCCGCCGTGCTGAGCATGCGGCCCCGCGTGCTGGTGCTGGATGAGCCAACCGCCGGGCAGGACCACGGCAGCACCGCCGCGCTCATCCGCGCCATCGGCCAGATCGAAGGGCTGGGCGCGACCGTGCTGATCACCCACGACGTGGACCTAGCCGTGACCTACGCCACCCGCGTGGTGCTGATGCGCGACGGCCAGATCGAGGCCGACGGCGCACCCGAGCAGGTGTTGGCCAACCGAGCGCTGCTGGAGCGCTGCCGCGTGCTGCCCACCTCGCTGCTGGAGCTGAACCTGCAGCTGCTGCCCAAGACCGGGCGCTTTCTTCCCCTGGCGCAGCTCGCGCCCTATATCGGTGAGTGATCGCACCCGACGAAGCGTGCGCAGATTTTTGTGATACCTGGGCCATACCCCAGGCGAGGAGGTGTGCGATGGCAACCACGACGGCGTCGGAAAATCAATGGCTGCGCCCGCTCAAGCCGGTGCTGATCGGTCTTGTCGTAGGTATCATCCTGATCCTTATCGGTAATGCCTACACAAAGGCCGAAATCGACATTGCGAGGGTGATCCCCTTCCTGATCGTCGGCGCGGCGCTGGTGTACGTCACCATCGCGCTGGTCGGCTCGCCTAAGCTGTGGGCGGTAGGCACGCGCGAGGTGGTGTTCATGGCCATCGGCGCGGCGCTCTACGGCGTGCTCAGCTGGCTGACCAACAGCATCTTCCAGCTGCCCTCGATCAGCCTCGTCACGCTGCGGCCCGCCATCGCCATCCCGATCTTCTTCGGGGTGCTGTTTGGCCCGGCGGTCGGCTTCTTCGTGGGATTCGTGGGCAACATCCTGGGCGACGCGCTCAGCGGCTGGGGCATCTCGCCCACCTGGGACATCGGCAATGGCCTGATCGGGCTGGTGGCCGGGCTGTCGCTGGCCTTCCGCTCGCGCAAGGCCAGCCTGAACGTGCTGACCGCGATCATCATCGTAGTCAACCTGCTGCTCACTGTGCTGCTGCTTACCAACCCGAACATTGAGGACCAGATGGGCGGCGGCACCGTGGGCACGCTGTGGTGGGTGCCGCTGGTGGTGGTAGTGCTAGCCGCAGGCGTGCGCTTCCTGCTGCGCGGCAAAGAGGAGATCGGCGCGGCGGCGCTGTGGGGCGCGGTGGCGATCATCATCGGCATCGGCTTCGCGGCCATCGCCGACATCTGGTGGAACGGCTACTCGCTGCTCACCGCGCTGCTGGGCGAGTTCGTACCGGGCGCTGGCTCGAACCTGGTGAATGCGCTGATCCTGGTGCCGCTGCTGCTGGTGGCCTACCAAGCGGCGCGCGCGCAGAGCGGGCGGTAGCACGATGCTGGCGAGCTTCAACTACAAAGAGCGCGGCACTTTCATCCAGCGGCTCGACCCGCGGTCGCGGCTGATCTTCGCGCTGTGCGCCACCATCGCCACCGTGCTGCTGTGGGATCTGCGGCTGCTGGCCGTGCCCTTCGGCATCGCGCTCGCGCAGCTGTGGCTCGCCAGGCTCACATGGCGCGAGACGCGGCGGTTCTGGATGGCGGTCAGCTTCCTGTTCACCTTCATGACGCTGCTCACGCTGCTGACCGGGCGCGGCGGCACCGGCCTGTACAGCGCCGAGCACCCGATCTGGCAGGCCTCGCTCTTCGGCCTGCCGATCCTGATCAGTGTGGAGCGGCTGGTGTTTGCCGTGGCCCAGCTGGTGCGGCTCTTCACCATGGCCACGCTGGCCATGGTGCTGCCCTTCACCATCCACCCCGCCGCCTACGGCATCGCCTTCCGGCGGCTAGGCCTGCCCGACAACATCGCGTTCGCGCTCGATCTGGCCATCCGCTTCATCCCCAGCCTGGGCAACGACTTCATGACTACGCTCGATGCCCAGCGGGCGCGCGGCTACGAGCTAGAGCGGGCCGGCGGCGTGCTGCAGGCCATCCGCAACACCGCGCCGCTGCTCATCCCGATCACCATTGGGTCTATCCTGAAGGGCGAGGATGTGGTGGATGCGATGAACCTGCACGCCTTTGGCGTGGGGCCGCGCACCTGGGTGCAGAAGCTGCACTACCGCCCCGCCGACTACGCCGTGATCGCCCTGGGGCTGCTGCTGATGGTCGCCGCCATGGTGCTGGCCGCACGCGGCCTGAACGGGCTGTGGGTGCCGGGCTGGCTGCTGAGCTCCACCTAACGCATCCACCGACCCACACAGCAAAAAACGCCCTGCGTCGGATCACTCCGACGCAGGGCGTTTTTTTAGTGCCGCACTAGCGCGCCAGCAGGCGCCGCTCGCGCAGGGCGTAGGCGATGCCGTTCTGCAGCGAGCTGAGCGTCACCAGGGCCTGGAAATCCGCGCCCAGCGTCACCAAGGTCTGCGCCACCTCGGGGCGGATGCCAGTGAGCACGATCTCGGCCCCCAGCAGCTTCACGGCCTGGGCCGCGCGCAGGATCGCGCCCGCCACCTGGGTGTCCACCACCGGCACACCGGTGATGTCGAGGATGACCGTGCGGGCGTGGTTGTTGCCAACCCCATCCAGCAGCGACTCCATCACCATCTGGGCGCGCTGCGAGTCGATCGAGCCGACCAGCGGCATCACCAGCACATCCTCGGAGACGGGGATGACCGGCGTCGAAAGCTCGCGCAGCGCGTGCTGCTGGGCCTCGATCACCTGCTGCTGCAGCTGCACGCGCTCCTCCTCCTCGTGCTTGCGCTGGGTCACATCCTGAATAGCGCCCATATACTGCTGCACCGAGCCGTCGGGGGCGCGCAGGAACACGCGCACGTTGTCCTGCAGCCAGATCCAATCGCCGTTCTTGTGCTTCATACGGTAGGCGCAGGCGATCGTCTCATCGTCTGCGGCGCTCGCGATCTGGCCCAGGATGGCGGCAAAGCTCTGGAAGTCCTCGGGGTGCATCAGAGAGACGATCAGCGAGCTGCCCATCTCCTTGATCTCCTCGGTGCTGTAGCCCAGGATGTGCCCGATCTGGCCGTTGGCATAGACGTTCTGCTGCGTGACCATATCGAACACATACACCAGCATGGGGTTGAGCGCCAGCGCGCGCTGCGCCCACTCAAGTGTGCTGCGCCGCTCGGTGGTGTCCTCGACGATACCGCAGTACTGGGTCGGCTTGCCGTCGGCACCGCGCCGGAACACCGTGTCGCGGCTGACCAGCCAGCGCCAGTCGCCGTTCTTGTGCTTCATGCGGTACTCGACGGTGCAGACCTCGCCATCGGCGGCGGCCAGAATGTGCCCCTGGTGCGCGCCCACCACGGGGAAGTCGTCGGGGTTCATCAGGATCGCAAACAGCTGCGACCCCATCGCCTGTATCTCTTCGACCGTGTAGCCCAGGACCGTTGCTATCTCGCGGTTGGCGAAGACGTTCTGCTGCGTCTCCAGATCATAGACATAGATCAGGTTGGCGCAGCGTTCGAGGATGAGGCGGGCGAAGGCAAGATCCAAGGTGTCGGTCGTGGTCATGCTGAAGCTCCGGGTTTGGTTGCAGAAACGACGATGTAGGAGAGTGTCTCATTGACCGTTTGAATAGCTGACCAGCCGCCAAGCATGCCGCTGACCATCGGCTCGCCATAGACGCTGATCAGGATGTCCTGGCTTTCCTTGGTCTGGAGGGCGCCGAGGGTTGCGACGTTGCTGGGGTGGATGGTGTTGATCGTGACATCACGGCAGTACACGCCCACCAGGCCTGCCGCCTTCAGCTCGCCGATGTAGTCGGCATACGAGCCGATCTCGGCCACGGCGAAGGCCGGGTAGGCGATGTCGATCTCTTCCTGAGTCATGGGGCGGATGGTCACAAAGTCGGCGATCACGATCTTGCCGCCGGGCTTGACCACACGGGCCATCTCGCGCAGCACCTGCAGGCGCGAGGGCATGTGGAAGAACGACTCGAAGGCCCATGCGGCGTCGAAGCTGTTGTCGGCGTAGGGCAGCTCCATGGCGTTCACCAGCTCGAAGCTGGCGTTGGCCGCGCCCGCCGCCCTGGCATTGGCCTCGGCGGTGTCGCGCTGGCTCTGGCTCACCGTGATGCCCGTAACCGCCACGCCCGCCTTGAGCGAGAGCTGGATGCCAGGCCGCCCCGTGCCGCAGCCCACATCCAGCACGCGCTGGCCAGGCTGCACATCCAGCTGGGCGATCATCAGGTCGGTGAAGGCCTGCTGCGCCTCGGCCATGGTCACGCTCGTATCGGTCGGGTCGGCCCAAAAGCCGAAGTGCACGCTGTCACCCCAGAGGGTCTGGTAGAACGCCGCCATGGTGTCGTAGTACTGGCCGATCTCGGTCGGTGTGGGCTTGGTAACTGGCATAGCTGTGCTCCGTGGCAAACAGGGCCATTTCAGCAAACCTACCTATGCACATTGCAGCAGCAGCCGCAATGCGTTTGCATACTCGTGTAAGCACGTATACACACGCCCTTGCATGGAGGAAACTGCTGAATCGGTGGCAGACTTTCTGCTTGGGCCAATTATAGCATGTATTATTTCGTATCTGGTTGTTTTTGCCTAGTAGTATCTCGGCGGCAAAATGAGGCAAAAACGGGAGCGAAATCGGGAAGAGCGCGGCAAGGCATCAGAATCAGCTAGCCAGATGATCGCTATCACGATTCCCCGCCGATTCACCATAGCCCAACCAGATGAGAGGTTGATGTGAGCGCAGGCTCTGCCGAGCGGCAGCGTGCACCAGAATCAAAGAAACCTTTTACACCGCAAAACAAAAAGCAACCCCGTGGAGACAGAGCATCCCCACGGGGTAACACCCTAATTAATTCCTAACCAATCGGCCTAGCGCCGCGCCCAGCGCCGCAGCGCCACACCAGCGCCCAGCGCCGCCAGCGCCAGCAGGCCCAACGACATAGGCAGCGGGCTGTCGCCGCCGGTGTCGGGCAGCTGCACCGGCGTGGCTGCGCCCGGCGTGGCGGGGGTGGCGGGCGAGCTGCCCGTGGCCGGGGCCGCAGGCTTGCCTGCGCCATAGTAGTGCGCATAGAGATCGGGCACCAGTGTGAAGTTCTTGACGTTGATCGCCGCCGGGTCGAGCGCGGGGTGCGCCTGCACATAGCTGGCCATCAGGTCGCGGATCTCGCTGGTGGAGGCCCACACACGGGTGCCCTCCTTGAACATCGGGTAGCCGCCGCCGCCGCTGGCGCGGTAGTTGTTGATCGCGATGCGGAACTTCTGATCGGCCTTCACATCCTGGCCCTTGAACTGCAGCTTGGTGACGCGCTGCCCGACCGGCTTGGTGATGTCGATGGTGTAGTCGATGCCGCTGTAGAGATCCCAGTTGTAGTCGCGCGCCACCTCGGACACCAGGCCCTTGGGGTCGGCGGGCAGGCTGGCCGGGTCGGCCTGCTTGAAGTACTCGGCATCGCGCTCAAGCGCGCGGCGCAGGATGTCGCCGTTGATCTCCATCACATACAGCGTGTTGTCGTAGATATAGGCGCTGTAGGCGTCGCGCAGCGCGATCTGGCCCGCCGGGATGCGGCCCGTATCGTTGAAGATCGCCGCCAGCGAGAGATCGACCGGGAAGCCCGCCGCAGCGGCGGCCTCGGTCTGCACTGTGTTGATCAGGTCGGCCAGCGGGCCATCGGCGTAGCGCGCCGCCGGGCCGCCCTCGAACTCGCCGGTGGCGGTGCCGATCGGCGTGTTGATGTACTTCAGGGTCTGGTCGTGGTAGGGGTACGAAAGGTCGGTCAGCTCTTTGTCCGAGTCGATGCCCTTCACATACTCCAGCGCCGAATCCTTGTTGGTGATCTGCCAGTGGTCGCCGCTCTTCTTCACCTGCAGCGTCACCTTCGACATGGCCTTGCCCCAGTACGAAGGCTCCACCACCAGCACGCCGTTGATCAGGGTCTTCGGCACATCCAGGTGCGAGTGGCCCGCCAGGATCACGTCGATGCCGGGCACCTGCTGGGCGATCTCGATCGTCAGGTTCTCATCGGGCAGCGAGCCGCTGTCCTGCCAGGTGCTCGGGTCGGTGAGCCAGGCCTGGGGGTTGTTGGTGGCGCTCGGCGTCTTGTCCCAGCCGATGTGCTGCGAGATCACCACGATGTCCGCGCCCTCGGCGCGGATCTTGGGCACGTACTGCTTGGCAACCTCCACCGGGTTGTCGAAGCGCAGGCCCATGATGTTCTCGGGCTTCTCCCAGTTGGGGATGGAAGGCGTGGTGAGGCCAAGGATGCCGATCTTGACGCCGTTCACCTCTTTGATCACATAGGGCGTGAAGGCCTCGCTGCCATCCGCGTTGCGGATGTTGGCCGAGAGCAGCGGGAAGTTCAGCTGGCCCTTCCAGCGGTTCAGCGTCTCCATGCCGTAGTTGAACTCGTGGTTGCCGATCGCCGCCGCATCATACTTCAGCGCATTCATGGTCACGGCCATGGGGTGCGTCACCTTCTGGTCGATGCGCGCGTAGTAGAAGCCCAGCGGCGTGCCCTGGATGGTGTCGCCGCTGTCCAGCAGCAGCAGGTTCGGATCTTTCGCCCGCTCGGCCTTCACCAGCGTGGCCACGCGCGCCAGGCCCCAGTCCGCAACCTTGCCCGCGTAGTAGTCCCACGGCATCAGGTTGCTGTGCAGATCGCTCGTCTGAAGGATGGTGATCGTCTCGGTCTCGTCCTCTGCGTTGGCCACCGGCGCGAGCGCCCAGCCCTGGAGCGCGACCAGCACCGCAACCGCCCCGATCAGCTGCCGACGAAATGGCATAACCCCTCCTCTAAAAGAATGCCCATCTTCTAGGCACACCCAGCCCCCGCCAGCGCGGGCGCGCAGCAGGCCATCGGCGCAGGATCAGGCGGGGTAGGGGAAGCAGCGAGGTCCATACGCCATCCTACCGCACGATGATGCTCTACGACGACGCTATTGGGGACGCGGGCCATTATACACGAACATACGAGGGGGGCTAGCGGCGGGGCGGTCATCCGCTGGGCGGATTGCGGCGGGGCTGCGGGCGCGTTCAGGGGCGCGCCCGCAGTCGGTCGAAGGCTAGTTGGACAGGTACGTCCTAAACCACTGGATCTGCTCCTGCGCGCCGAACAGCTCGTACTTCCGAGCGTTGGCGGTGGTGCTGGGGAAGCCGTGGCCCGCGTCGGCGAACTTCAGCAGCTTGGCGGGCACCTTGTTGTTCACCACCTGCAGCATGAAGTTCTCCATGATCGTCACAGGCAGGAAGTCGTTGTTGCCGTGGAAGGCCAGCAGCGGCGTGCGCAGCTTGCCCACGTTGTAGATCGGCGAGTCGCGGCGGTACTCGTCGAGCGCGGCCTGGGGCGGCAGGCCCTCCATCCAGGGCGCGAGCGCGGCGTAGCCCCGGCTCCACTCGGTGATCAGGTCCACCAGCGAGCACATGGTGTGGGCCGCATCGTAGGTGGTGGGGTGGCTCACCAGGCTCTGGGTGGTGAAGTAGCCGCCGTAGGAGCAGCCGGTGATGCCCACCTTGCTGGCCCAGCCACGGCTGCGCAGCTGCTGGGCGATCTCGGCCTGGGCGTCGATGTCGATCTGCCCGAAGTTGTTCTTGTCGGCCAGGGCGTTGAACGCGGCGCTGCTGTAGCCGTAGCGCCCGTACAGCGGCACCACCAGCACGCCAAAGCCGAAGTTGGGCAGCAGCGCGAAGGGGCTTTCCACCAGCGCCACCCAGCGGTTGTCCACCGTGGAAGTCGGGCCGCCCTCCTGCCAGACCACGATCGGCAGCTTCTTGGGCGGGAAGGCCGCGTCGGCGGGCAGCAGCAGCACGCCCTCGTGGGTGGTGCGGTCGCGCAGCGTGAACGACACCGGGTACTGCTTGACCTTGCTCAGCTGGTGGATCGGCTCGCTGTCCCAGGTCAGGCGCGCGAAGGCATTGCCATCCACGCTCATGCGGTAGAGATCGGTCGGCTCGGTGAACGAGCTGTAGGAGAACACGATCTCCTTCGTGCGGTGGGTGGCGATCACGGGCGCGAAGTAGCCGGGGCGGTCGGCGATGTCGCGGAACTCGCCCGAGCGCCAGTTGTAGTAGAACGGGTGGCGGTTCATCTTGCTCTGGCTCTGGATGATCAGCTCGTCGGGCGAGATGAAGTTGATGTCCAGATACACATCGCCGATCTCGGCCCGCTCGATGCGGCGGATCTCATCCA
The genomic region above belongs to Chloroflexia bacterium SDU3-3 and contains:
- a CDS encoding methyltransferase domain-containing protein, with amino-acid sequence MPVTKPTPTEIGQYYDTMAAFYQTLWGDSVHFGFWADPTDTSVTMAEAQQAFTDLMIAQLDVQPGQRVLDVGCGTGRPGIQLSLKAGVAVTGITVSQSQRDTAEANARAAGAANASFELVNAMELPYADNSFDAAWAFESFFHMPSRLQVLREMARVVKPGGKIVIADFVTIRPMTQEEIDIAYPAFAVAEIGSYADYIGELKAAGLVGVYCRDVTINTIHPSNVATLGALQTKESQDILISVYGEPMVSGMLGGWSAIQTVNETLSYIVVSATKPGASA
- a CDS encoding bifunctional metallophosphatase/5'-nucleotidase, encoding MPFRRQLIGAVAVLVALQGWALAPVANAEDETETITILQTSDLHSNLMPWDYYAGKVADWGLARVATLVKAERAKDPNLLLLDSGDTIQGTPLGFYYARIDQKVTHPMAVTMNALKYDAAAIGNHEFNYGMETLNRWKGQLNFPLLSANIRNADGSEAFTPYVIKEVNGVKIGILGLTTPSIPNWEKPENIMGLRFDNPVEVAKQYVPKIRAEGADIVVISQHIGWDKTPSATNNPQAWLTDPSTWQDSGSLPDENLTIEIAQQVPGIDVILAGHSHLDVPKTLINGVLVVEPSYWGKAMSKVTLQVKKSGDHWQITNKDSALEYVKGIDSDKELTDLSYPYHDQTLKYINTPIGTATGEFEGGPAARYADGPLADLINTVQTEAAAAAGFPVDLSLAAIFNDTGRIPAGQIALRDAYSAYIYDNTLYVMEINGDILRRALERDAEYFKQADPASLPADPKGLVSEVARDYNWDLYSGIDYTIDITKPVGQRVTKLQFKGQDVKADQKFRIAINNYRASGGGGYPMFKEGTRVWASTSEIRDLMASYVQAHPALDPAAINVKNFTLVPDLYAHYYGAGKPAAPATGSSPATPATPGAATPVQLPDTGGDSPLPMSLGLLALAALGAGVALRRWARR